A stretch of Streptomyces vietnamensis DNA encodes these proteins:
- a CDS encoding SDR family NAD(P)-dependent oxidoreductase, whose amino-acid sequence MADERVYLVTGGGTGIGAATARSLARAGHKVAVSGRRPEPLRLVAEETGALPVPSDIGDPAAVASLVETVVGTYGRLDGLVLNAGIGRGGGVGEVTPEDWDEVMRTNLTGPFLLLRAALPHLLDARGAVVAVASVSALLGGVGNAAYATSKAALLQLCRSLAVDYGGAGLRANTVCPSWVRTDMADRRMNRFAAEAGLDGDGLEAAYEEVTRVLPAGRPGEPQEVAEAVAWLLSPAASFVNGAVLTVDGGATALDPGTLGFEFRLEPRAPRA is encoded by the coding sequence ATGGCGGACGAGCGTGTGTACCTGGTGACCGGGGGCGGGACGGGGATCGGGGCCGCGACCGCGCGGTCGCTGGCCCGGGCGGGACACAAGGTGGCGGTGTCGGGGCGCCGCCCCGAGCCGCTGCGGCTGGTCGCCGAGGAGACCGGCGCCCTGCCCGTACCGTCGGACATCGGGGACCCCGCCGCGGTGGCCTCGCTCGTCGAGACGGTGGTCGGCACGTACGGGCGGCTCGACGGTCTGGTGCTCAACGCCGGCATCGGGCGGGGCGGCGGGGTGGGCGAGGTGACCCCGGAGGACTGGGACGAGGTCATGCGGACCAACCTCACCGGTCCGTTCCTGCTGCTGCGCGCCGCGCTCCCGCACCTGCTCGACGCCCGCGGCGCGGTGGTCGCGGTGGCCTCGGTGTCAGCCCTGCTGGGCGGCGTCGGGAACGCCGCCTACGCCACCTCCAAGGCAGCGCTGCTCCAGCTGTGCCGCTCGCTCGCGGTCGACTACGGGGGCGCGGGGCTGCGCGCCAACACCGTGTGCCCGAGCTGGGTGCGCACCGACATGGCGGACCGCCGGATGAACCGGTTCGCCGCCGAGGCGGGCCTGGACGGGGACGGTCTGGAGGCGGCGTACGAGGAGGTGACCCGGGTCCTGCCCGCCGGGCGGCCCGGTGAGCCGCAGGAGGTCGCGGAGGCGGTCGCCTGGCTGCTGTCGCCCGCGGCCTCGTTCGTGAACGGTGCGGTGCTCACCGTCGACGGCGGCGCGACCGCGCTCGACCCGGGCACCCTCGGCTTCGAGTTCCGGCTGGAGCCGCGCGCCCCGCGGGCCTGA
- a CDS encoding substrate-binding domain-containing protein: MPPSGSGASPRPPTIADVARTAGVSRTTVSHALNGLGKVDPRTRERIKQVAAELGYRPNLRAQRLRRGEARAIALASSMPFAVAGGPSRLGFYMEVAAAAAESALLHDYALVLVPPVQSGAALDSVDIDGAIVVEPDVDDAAAARLRQRGLPYVALGRPVSPDEAVPYVDLHGAAVAEALLTHLREQGARRPALLVGSGDRHSSVDARAAYERLAAEYGWQPIVASAPESGGEQAGYERCAALLAEHPDLDAVCALVDAFAVGALRAVRDSGRAVPDDVMVVTRYDGLRARTAQPPLTAVDLHLDRAAAAAVDLLLGRLRGDTPAEAVVTVPPPKVIPRESSLRTPPPTTDR, encoded by the coding sequence ATGCCCCCTTCCGGGTCCGGAGCGAGCCCGCGACCGCCGACGATCGCCGACGTCGCCCGTACGGCGGGGGTGTCGCGGACCACCGTCTCGCACGCCCTCAACGGGCTCGGCAAGGTCGACCCCCGGACCCGTGAACGCATCAAGCAGGTGGCGGCCGAGCTGGGTTACCGGCCCAACCTGCGGGCCCAGCGGCTGCGGCGCGGCGAGGCCCGGGCGATCGCGCTCGCCTCGTCGATGCCCTTCGCGGTGGCCGGCGGCCCGTCCCGGCTCGGCTTCTACATGGAGGTCGCCGCCGCGGCCGCCGAGAGCGCGCTCCTGCACGACTACGCGCTCGTGCTCGTACCGCCCGTGCAGTCGGGCGCCGCCCTGGACTCGGTCGACATCGACGGCGCCATCGTCGTGGAGCCCGACGTGGACGACGCCGCCGCGGCCCGGCTGCGGCAGCGCGGCCTGCCGTACGTGGCGCTCGGCCGGCCCGTCTCGCCGGACGAGGCCGTCCCGTACGTCGACCTGCACGGCGCGGCCGTCGCCGAGGCGCTCCTGACCCATCTGCGTGAGCAGGGCGCGAGGCGGCCCGCCCTGCTCGTCGGTTCCGGCGACCGGCACTCGTCGGTGGACGCGCGCGCGGCCTACGAACGGCTCGCCGCCGAGTACGGCTGGCAGCCGATCGTGGCGAGCGCCCCGGAGTCCGGCGGTGAACAGGCCGGCTACGAGCGGTGCGCCGCCCTGCTCGCCGAGCACCCCGACCTCGACGCCGTGTGCGCGCTGGTCGACGCCTTCGCCGTGGGCGCGCTGCGGGCCGTCCGGGACAGCGGGCGTGCCGTCCCCGACGACGTCATGGTCGTCACCCGTTACGACGGTCTGCGCGCCCGCACCGCGCAGCCGCCGCTGACCGCCGTCGATCTGCACCTGGACCGGGCGGCGGCGGCCGCCGTGGACCTGTTGCTCGGGCGGTTGCGGGGGGACACCCCGGCCGAGGCCGTGGTGACGGTGCCGCCTCCGAAGGTGATCCCGCGTGAGTCGTCGCTCAGGACGCCCCCGCCGACGACGGACCGCTGA